A region of Mesoplodon densirostris isolate mMesDen1 chromosome 11, mMesDen1 primary haplotype, whole genome shotgun sequence DNA encodes the following proteins:
- the TSPAN9 gene encoding tetraspanin-9 isoform X3 produces MARGCLCCLKYTMFLFNLIFWLCGCGLLGVGIWLSVSQGNFATFSPSFPSLSAANLVIAIGTIVMVTGFLGCLGAIKENRCLLLSFFIVLLIILLAELILIILFFVYMDKVNENARKDLKEGLLLYNSENNVGLKNAWNIIQAEMRCCGVTDYTDWYPVLGENTVPDRCCMENSQGCGRNSSAPVWRTGCYEKVKMWFDDNKHVLGTVGMCILIMQILGMAFSMTLFQHIHRTGKKYDA; encoded by the exons CTCTGTGGCTGTGGACTGCTTGGAGTGGGCATTTGGCTCTCCGTGTCCCAAGGCAATTTTGCCACCTTCTCCCCCAGCTTCCCATCGCTGTCTGCAGCCAACCTCGTCATCGCCATAGGCACCATCGTCATGGTGACGGGCTTCCTCGGCTGCCTGGGGGCCATCAAGGAGAACAGGTGCCTCCTCCTGAGT TTTTTCATCGTCCTGTTGATCATCCTCCTGGCGGAGCTGATCTTAATTATCCTCTTCTTTGTCTACATGGACAAG GTGAACGAGAATGCCAGGAAGGACCTGAAGGAAGGCCTGCTGCTGTACAACTCGGAGAACAACGTGGGGCTTAAGAACGCCTGGAACATCATCCAGGCCGAG ATGCGGTGCTGTGGTGTCACCGACTACACAGACTGGTACCCTGTGCTGGGGGAGAACACGGTTCCTGACCGCTGCTGCATGGAGAACTCCCAGGGCTGTGGGCGCAACAGCAGCGCTCCCGTGTGGAGGACG GGCTGCTACGAAAAGGTGAAGATGTGGTTTGATGACAATAAGCACGTGCTCGGCACGGTGGGGATGTGCATCCTGATCATGCAG ATTCTGGGCATGGCCTTCTCCATGACCCTCTTCCAGCACATCCACCGGACTGGGAAAAAATACGACGCCTGA